A genome region from Clostridium pasteurianum includes the following:
- a CDS encoding ABC transporter ATP-binding protein, with amino-acid sequence MIEVKNVSKVYKMGKEIVTALNNVNLKIEDGEFVAVVGPSGSGKSTLMHLVGGLDTPTNGNVFVDGKDISKLKDKEMSKYRNRTIGFVFQAFNLENTQTALENVMMPLIFAGVSGRARLEKAKKALEMVGLGDKMKHKPNEMSGGQRQRVSIARALVNEPQIIFADEPTGNLDSKNGALIMKLLEDLNEKGYTIIMVTHNMEEAKKAKRLIRIKDGQVEEVNEDEI; translated from the coding sequence ATGATAGAAGTAAAAAATGTTTCAAAGGTTTATAAAATGGGAAAAGAAATTGTAACAGCGCTTAATAATGTGAATCTTAAAATAGAAGATGGTGAATTTGTAGCTGTAGTTGGACCATCAGGCTCGGGAAAGTCAACTCTCATGCATCTTGTAGGAGGTCTTGATACTCCTACAAATGGAAATGTATTTGTTGATGGCAAGGACATAAGCAAGTTAAAGGACAAGGAAATGTCAAAGTACAGAAACAGAACTATTGGATTTGTATTTCAGGCATTTAATCTTGAAAATACGCAAACAGCTTTAGAAAATGTAATGATGCCTCTTATTTTTGCAGGTGTTAGTGGAAGGGCTAGATTGGAAAAGGCAAAAAAAGCTCTTGAGATGGTTGGACTAGGAGATAAAATGAAACATAAGCCGAATGAAATGTCAGGAGGCCAAAGGCAGAGAGTAAGTATTGCTAGAGCACTTGTAAATGAACCTCAAATAATATTTGCAGATGAGCCTACTGGAAATCTTGATTCTAAAAATGGTGCTCTTATAATGAAGCTTTTGGAAGATTTAAATGAAAAAGGCTATACCATAATCATGGTTACACATAATATGGAAGAGGCAAAGAAAGCTAAAAGGCTCATAAGAATAAAAGATGGACAGGTAGAGGAGGTTAATGAGGATGAAATTTAG
- a CDS encoding ABC transporter permease, with translation MKFRDGLRIARRDLTRRKARTFWTSLAIAVGTMLIVTLVSLGTSGEKLALGKVENSSSLKLISVMNWKYYNQDDNDMSSMDSEDMYKKIDDAAVKKVKKIAGTEYVGAYISAGVDDIKIDNKDNKNATNIMALYNNDSDFSKTKINSVRKDNKNDKLTPIIAGRNLNSSDKDAVLVGKKFLKNMGISDYKSVVGKEIDLTESKTENENIKMPPLTFKGKVVGIISDKFEADNQIIGSIELTNKIASYFSLQDDYLKNTGYEGISVVTKDTKDVENVGNSIKNIGYFYSSYADMVKTSQNSFKIMEAILAVLGIIVLFVAAIGTVNTMTMVIYERTKYIGIMKSVGANRGEIRSIFISQAGIMGVLGGIMGLVFSIINLKIFQFGFNQFLQSKKIQENLQIVMPPWLFIGTFAFSILISVIAGMYPSGKASKMDPVNALNS, from the coding sequence ATGAAATTTAGAGATGGTCTTAGAATTGCACGAAGAGATCTTACTAGAAGGAAGGCTAGAACCTTTTGGACATCTTTGGCTATAGCTGTAGGAACTATGCTTATAGTAACTTTAGTTAGTCTTGGAACATCTGGAGAAAAGCTGGCACTTGGTAAGGTTGAAAACAGTTCTTCATTAAAGTTAATTAGTGTTATGAACTGGAAATACTATAATCAAGATGATAATGATATGAGCAGCATGGATTCAGAAGATATGTATAAAAAAATAGATGATGCGGCTGTGAAGAAAGTAAAAAAAATAGCTGGTACTGAATATGTAGGAGCTTATATATCTGCTGGTGTTGATGACATAAAAATTGATAATAAGGATAATAAAAATGCAACAAATATAATGGCACTATATAATAATGACAGTGATTTTTCAAAGACAAAAATAAATAGTGTTAGAAAAGACAATAAAAATGACAAGTTAACTCCAATTATTGCAGGAAGAAATTTAAATAGTTCAGATAAGGATGCTGTACTTGTTGGTAAGAAGTTTCTTAAAAATATGGGAATAAGTGATTATAAAAGTGTTGTTGGAAAAGAAATAGATTTAACAGAAAGCAAGACAGAAAATGAAAATATTAAAATGCCGCCACTTACTTTCAAGGGTAAAGTAGTTGGAATTATAAGTGATAAATTTGAAGCAGATAACCAAATAATTGGTTCAATTGAATTAACTAATAAAATAGCAAGTTATTTTTCACTTCAAGATGATTACTTAAAGAATACTGGATATGAGGGAATAAGTGTAGTAACTAAAGATACAAAGGATGTAGAAAATGTAGGAAATTCTATAAAAAATATAGGGTATTTTTATTCAAGCTATGCAGATATGGTTAAAACCAGTCAAAACTCATTTAAGATAATGGAAGCAATACTTGCAGTTTTAGGTATTATAGTACTTTTTGTTGCGGCTATTGGAACAGTTAATACAATGACAATGGTTATATATGAGAGAACTAAATATATAGGAATCATGAAATCTGTAGGTGCAAATAGAGGAGAAATTAGAAGTATATTTATATCTCAGGCTGGAATAATGGGTGTATTAGGAGGAATAATGGGACTTGTATTCAGCATAATAAATCTTAAAATATTTCAGTTTGGATTTAATCAATTTTTGCAAAGCAAGAAGATACAGGAAAATTTACAAATTGTAATGCCTCCATGGCTTTTTATTGGAACATTTGCTTTTTCAATTTTGATATCTGTAATTGCAGGGATGTATCCATCTGGAAAAGCCTCAAAAATGGATCCAGTAAATGCACTTAATTCTTAA
- a CDS encoding ABC transporter permease encodes MKLSDCIKMAFSDLGKRKFRTILTSFGIAIGTLLVILMGGFGQGVQQISMDQMKQMDMMRLIQIQPYQYTAHKADKGNSNTKEKKIDKAAIEKFSKIKNVSGIQAYIDTNVSEVKLADKTSKKVRFQGYNLDYNIFNKAEENQNKMNKEKTKKYGYKPIYAGENIKKNDNNSVLIGKVLSRKLGIKNPKDAVGKEIEIKVAFPEIEGAPQKAPLIMKVKVAGVVNNLYSNGGNCITGSDDMAAKIQEYYMDSKDYINNKGYSQVWAEVKDMSSVTEVSNKIQKIGYSYNAQGSYAKQMDNMYLIFKILLIAAGAIVLLVASIGVINTMTMAVHEKTKMIGIMKAEGASKKNIRRMFIVQSGSLGLLGAAFGTVIAIIAGAVINKLLIVYKVKGIEEGMKMVDIRLSMILFTILFTVIVSMLAGFFPARKAAKLDPVDSLRCE; translated from the coding sequence ATGAAATTATCAGATTGTATTAAAATGGCATTTAGTGATTTAGGGAAAAGAAAGTTTCGTACAATACTTACTTCATTTGGTATAGCTATAGGAACACTTTTAGTTATATTGATGGGCGGCTTTGGGCAGGGAGTGCAGCAAATAAGTATGGATCAGATGAAGCAGATGGATATGATGAGGTTAATTCAGATTCAGCCATATCAGTATACTGCACATAAGGCGGATAAGGGAAATTCGAATACAAAGGAAAAGAAGATAGATAAAGCTGCCATTGAAAAATTCAGTAAGATAAAAAATGTCTCAGGAATTCAGGCATATATAGACACAAATGTTTCTGAGGTTAAATTGGCAGATAAGACCTCTAAAAAGGTCAGATTTCAGGGGTATAATCTTGATTATAATATTTTTAATAAGGCAGAAGAAAATCAAAATAAAATGAATAAAGAAAAGACTAAAAAGTATGGTTATAAGCCTATTTATGCGGGTGAAAATATAAAAAAGAATGATAATAATTCTGTTCTTATAGGGAAAGTACTTTCAAGAAAATTGGGAATAAAGAATCCTAAAGATGCAGTTGGAAAAGAGATTGAGATTAAAGTTGCATTCCCAGAAATAGAAGGAGCACCACAAAAAGCGCCTCTTATTATGAAGGTTAAAGTAGCTGGTGTTGTAAACAATCTTTACAGTAATGGAGGGAATTGCATTACTGGTTCAGATGATATGGCAGCTAAAATTCAAGAGTACTATATGGACAGTAAAGACTATATAAATAATAAAGGCTACAGTCAAGTATGGGCAGAAGTAAAAGATATGAGTTCAGTTACAGAAGTCAGTAATAAAATTCAAAAAATTGGTTATTCATATAATGCTCAAGGCAGTTACGCAAAGCAGATGGATAATATGTATCTTATATTTAAGATTTTGTTAATAGCAGCAGGAGCAATAGTACTTTTAGTTGCATCTATAGGAGTTATAAATACTATGACTATGGCTGTACACGAAAAAACTAAAATGATTGGAATAATGAAAGCAGAGGGAGCTTCAAAGAAAAATATAAGAAGAATGTTTATAGTTCAGTCTGGTAGTCTTGGACTTTTAGGGGCGGCATTTGGTACTGTAATAGCAATAATTGCTGGAGCTGTTATAAACAAGTTACTTATTGTGTATAAGGTAAAAGGAATTGAAGAAGGCATGAAAATGGTAGATATAAGATTATCTATGATTCTATTTACAATACTATTTACAGTAATTGTTTCAATGCTGGCTGGATTCTTCCCTGCTAGAAAGGCAGCTAAATTAGATCCTGTTGATTCTCTTAGATGTGAATAA
- a CDS encoding HAD family hydrolase, translating to MIKNVVFDIGSVLLKFTPIEFLKSKYNDDDLVQKLYKNIFASNEWVELDRGTITYEDAIKEFCKRDPENMEAIKNVMDTWHEMHVPVEGTSEFLKALKKKGYKIYLLTNYHLKAFEIISRKYDFIRNVDGEIVSARVKLLKPDPAIYKALVDKYNIKPEESVFIDDREENVEAARELGFYGIVFKNADELKKEFKKDAAM from the coding sequence TTGATTAAAAACGTAGTATTTGATATTGGAAGTGTTCTTTTAAAATTTACTCCTATTGAATTTTTGAAAAGTAAGTATAATGATGACGATTTAGTTCAAAAATTGTACAAGAATATATTTGCAAGTAATGAATGGGTGGAACTTGATAGGGGAACAATTACATATGAAGATGCGATAAAAGAGTTTTGTAAACGTGATCCAGAGAACATGGAAGCGATAAAAAATGTTATGGATACTTGGCATGAAATGCATGTGCCTGTTGAAGGAACATCTGAATTTTTGAAAGCTCTTAAGAAAAAAGGATATAAGATATATTTATTGACTAATTATCATTTAAAGGCTTTTGAAATAATAAGTAGAAAATACGATTTTATAAGAAATGTTGATGGGGAAATTGTGTCAGCAAGGGTTAAACTTTTAAAACCAGATCCTGCTATATACAAGGCACTTGTTGACAAATATAACATAAAGCCGGAAGAGAGTGTATTTATTGACGATAGGGAGGAAAATGTAGAAGCAGCAAGAGAACTTGGATTCTATGGAATTGTGTTTAAGAATGCGGATGAACTAAAAAAAGAATTTAAGAAAGATGCAGCAATGTAA
- a CDS encoding NAD(P)H-dependent flavin oxidoreductase: MKLPPLKIGDLQADIPIIQGGMGVGISRSSLAAAVANCGGVGTISGVQIGFDESDFETNTFNANIRALKKHIKRAKEMQSRGIIGVNFMVAMNDYDKYVRTAVDAGIDFIVSGAGLPTVLPKIVEGSKVKIAPIVSSPKAASVICKMWDRHHNRIPNLIVVEGPEAGGHLGFKVNEVNEGHEEKLSDILLGVLKVIKPFEEKYKVRIPVVCGGGIFYGREIAEYIKLGASGVQMATRFIATEECDADINYKNMYVNCKKEDIRIVKSPVGMPGRAIKNKFIEDKDRENISVTKCYNCLKPCNPKDTPYCISKALINAVKGNIDEALLFTGAKSYKIDKIVKVKELINELVTDAEKEL; this comes from the coding sequence ATGAAATTACCTCCTTTAAAAATAGGAGATTTGCAGGCTGATATACCGATAATTCAAGGTGGTATGGGAGTTGGAATTTCAAGGTCAAGTCTTGCTGCTGCAGTTGCTAATTGTGGTGGTGTAGGGACAATTTCAGGTGTTCAAATAGGCTTTGATGAATCGGATTTTGAAACAAATACATTTAACGCGAATATAAGAGCACTTAAAAAACATATAAAAAGAGCTAAGGAAATGCAAAGCCGTGGAATTATTGGAGTTAATTTCATGGTTGCTATGAACGATTATGACAAGTATGTGAGAACGGCTGTTGATGCAGGAATTGATTTTATAGTATCAGGAGCAGGACTGCCTACTGTTTTACCTAAAATAGTTGAAGGCAGTAAAGTTAAAATTGCGCCTATTGTATCATCACCTAAAGCGGCTTCGGTAATATGCAAAATGTGGGATAGACATCATAATAGAATTCCAAACTTAATTGTAGTCGAAGGACCGGAAGCTGGAGGCCATTTAGGATTTAAAGTAAATGAAGTTAATGAGGGACATGAGGAAAAGCTTTCTGACATACTTCTTGGAGTACTTAAAGTTATAAAACCTTTTGAAGAAAAGTATAAAGTGAGAATACCTGTAGTCTGTGGAGGGGGAATTTTCTACGGAAGGGAAATTGCAGAGTATATAAAATTAGGTGCATCCGGAGTTCAAATGGCAACTAGATTTATAGCTACAGAAGAGTGTGATGCGGATATAAATTATAAAAATATGTATGTGAATTGTAAGAAAGAAGATATAAGAATTGTAAAAAGTCCTGTTGGAATGCCCGGAAGAGCAATAAAAAATAAGTTTATAGAAGATAAAGACAGGGAAAATATTTCTGTAACAAAATGCTACAATTGTTTAAAGCCATGTAATCCTAAGGATACGCCTTACTGTATTTCAAAGGCATTAATAAATGCAGTTAAGGGAAATATTGATGAGGCATTGTTATTTACAGGTGCTAAATCTTATAAGATAGATAAAATAGTTAAGGTTAAAGAGTTAATTAATGAATTGGTTACGGATGCAGAAAAAGAACTGTAA
- a CDS encoding MarR family winged helix-turn-helix transcriptional regulator, with amino-acid sequence MNVDRTIGVINETLVKLFNDILTIEQTALKQGALSDISVTEIHTIEAIGMYVPRTMSEVAAKLGITVGTLTTAISNLVKKGYVKRERSEEDRRVVKIALTKRGKLAYRIHGKFHSDMVKETVQGLSEEEEIVLTSALEKLNKFFREKYNIKNCKKD; translated from the coding sequence ATGAATGTGGATAGGACGATTGGTGTTATTAATGAAACTTTAGTTAAACTTTTTAATGATATTTTAACTATAGAACAGACTGCTTTAAAGCAAGGGGCACTTAGTGATATTTCTGTTACTGAAATACATACCATTGAAGCAATAGGGATGTATGTTCCTAGAACTATGTCTGAAGTTGCAGCTAAACTTGGAATTACTGTAGGTACATTAACAACTGCAATAAGTAATTTGGTAAAAAAAGGATACGTTAAAAGAGAACGATCAGAAGAGGATAGAAGAGTCGTTAAAATAGCTCTTACAAAAAGAGGAAAGCTTGCATATAGAATTCATGGCAAATTTCATTCTGATATGGTAAAGGAAACAGTACAAGGATTAAGTGAAGAAGAAGAAATAGTCCTTACTTCTGCACTTGAGAAATTGAACAAATTCTTTAGAGAAAAGTATAATATTAAAAATTGTAAGAAGGACTGA
- a CDS encoding beta-ketoacyl-ACP synthase III, protein MNNVEIIGTGSYVPERIVTNDDISKIVDTSDEWISTRTGIKQRRISVGENTSELGAKAALRAIKDANIKPEDIDLIITATTSPDTFTPSVSCLIQDRIGAKNAACFDVSAACTGFIFALNTASQFIKTGEYKTVLVIGAEVLSKILDWKDRNTCVLFGDGAGAAIIRKSDNEGIVKAYLGSDGTGREFLYCHASNVDNPFAANAEKINSKISMNGKEVFKFAVKVMVKSVRKILEDCSLKAEDIDYIVPHQANIRIIDFAAKKLNLSKEKFFTNLQNYGNTSGASIPIALDEMNKKGILKKGNKIVLVGFGGGLTWGSMVIKWTK, encoded by the coding sequence GTGAATAACGTTGAAATCATAGGAACGGGTAGCTATGTTCCTGAAAGAATAGTTACTAACGATGACATCTCAAAAATAGTTGATACTAGTGATGAGTGGATATCCACACGAACGGGGATAAAACAAAGAAGAATATCTGTAGGTGAAAATACTTCTGAATTGGGAGCAAAAGCTGCTTTAAGGGCAATAAAGGATGCTAATATAAAACCGGAAGACATAGACTTAATAATAACAGCTACTACAAGTCCAGATACATTTACTCCATCAGTTTCTTGTCTTATTCAAGATAGAATAGGAGCTAAAAATGCTGCTTGCTTTGATGTAAGTGCAGCTTGTACTGGATTTATATTTGCCCTTAATACAGCTTCTCAATTTATAAAAACTGGTGAGTATAAAACTGTACTTGTAATAGGTGCAGAGGTTCTGTCAAAAATACTGGATTGGAAGGATAGAAATACTTGCGTACTATTTGGTGATGGTGCTGGTGCAGCTATTATAAGAAAAAGTGATAATGAGGGAATAGTCAAAGCTTACCTTGGTTCTGATGGAACTGGCAGGGAATTTTTATATTGCCATGCATCTAATGTAGATAATCCATTTGCCGCAAATGCTGAAAAGATTAATAGCAAGATTTCCATGAATGGAAAAGAAGTTTTTAAGTTTGCAGTTAAGGTTATGGTTAAATCAGTAAGAAAAATATTAGAAGATTGCAGTCTGAAAGCTGAAGATATTGATTATATTGTGCCACATCAGGCAAATATAAGAATAATAGATTTCGCAGCTAAGAAGCTAAATTTAAGCAAAGAAAAGTTTTTTACTAATTTACAGAATTACGGAAATACATCTGGAGCAAGTATACCAATTGCGTTAGATGAAATGAATAAAAAAGGAATTCTTAAAAAAGGAAATAAAATAGTTTTAGTTGGCTTTGGTGGAGGTCTTACATGGGGCTCTATGGTTATAAAATGGACTAAATAA
- the acpP gene encoding acyl carrier protein, producing the protein MIFDKVKKVIADQMGVSEESIKLTTSFEKDLDADSLDLFQIIIDLEEEFNIQIEDAESIKTVKDAVDFIESNVGNKEK; encoded by the coding sequence ATGATATTCGATAAAGTGAAAAAGGTTATAGCAGATCAGATGGGAGTAAGTGAGGAATCTATAAAGCTTACAACATCTTTCGAGAAAGATTTAGATGCTGATTCATTGGATTTATTTCAAATAATAATTGATCTCGAAGAAGAGTTTAATATTCAAATAGAGGATGCAGAAAGTATTAAAACTGTTAAAGATGCGGTGGATTTTATTGAATCTAATGTGGGAAATAAAGAAAAATAA
- the fabK gene encoding enoyl-[acyl-carrier-protein] reductase FabK produces the protein MLKSNFCDLLGIKYPIIQGGMAWVADSSLAAAVSNAGGLGIIAAANAPVEYVREEIRKAKKLTDKPFGVNIMLLSDNADEVAKMVCEEGVKVLTTGAGNPGKYIEMWKEHGIKVIPVIASVALARRMERCGVDAVVAEGCESGGHVGELTTMALVPQVVDAVNIPVIAAGGIGDGRGVVAAFALGASGVQVGTRFLVAKECTVHQNYKNKVLKARDIDTEVTGRSTGHPVRVLRNKLVRKYKLMEKEGAPIEEMEALGKGALPRAVKDGDVDNGSVMAGQIAGLVKEEETCNEIVTGMFKEAEQVIDMIK, from the coding sequence ATGTTAAAATCTAATTTTTGTGATTTACTCGGAATTAAATATCCTATAATTCAAGGTGGTATGGCATGGGTAGCAGATAGTTCACTTGCAGCAGCGGTATCAAATGCGGGAGGACTTGGAATTATAGCAGCAGCAAATGCTCCAGTTGAGTATGTAAGGGAAGAAATAAGGAAAGCTAAGAAACTTACGGATAAGCCATTTGGAGTTAATATAATGCTCCTAAGTGATAATGCGGACGAAGTTGCAAAAATGGTTTGTGAGGAAGGTGTAAAAGTATTAACTACTGGGGCAGGTAATCCAGGAAAATATATAGAGATGTGGAAGGAACATGGCATTAAAGTTATTCCAGTTATTGCATCTGTAGCACTTGCAAGAAGGATGGAGAGATGTGGAGTAGATGCTGTAGTTGCTGAAGGTTGTGAGTCAGGCGGACACGTAGGCGAACTTACTACAATGGCATTAGTGCCACAGGTTGTTGATGCAGTTAATATACCAGTTATTGCAGCAGGTGGAATAGGTGATGGAAGAGGTGTTGTAGCAGCTTTCGCGCTTGGTGCTTCTGGAGTACAGGTTGGAACAAGATTTTTAGTAGCAAAGGAATGCACAGTTCATCAAAACTATAAAAATAAGGTTTTAAAAGCCAGGGATATAGATACTGAAGTTACAGGAAGAAGCACAGGTCATCCGGTCAGAGTTTTAAGAAATAAATTAGTAAGAAAATATAAGTTAATGGAAAAGGAAGGTGCACCTATTGAGGAAATGGAAGCACTAGGTAAAGGAGCACTTCCGAGAGCAGTAAAAGATGGCGATGTGGATAATGGTTCTGTTATGGCAGGACAAATTGCAGGACTTGTTAAAGAAGAAGAAACTTGTAATGAAATAGTAACAGGAATGTTTAAAGAAGCAGAACAAGTAATAGATATGATAAAGTAG
- the fabD gene encoding ACP S-malonyltransferase, translating to MGKIAFVFSGQGAQHVGMGKDLYDNFQCSKEIFDKADKALNFKISELCFEGKAEELNLTENTQPAILITSIAAMEALKEEKGIIPDVVAGLSLGEYSAHVCSGTFSFEDAVKLVRKRGRYMQEAVPVGIGTMAAIIGLDSETVNRVCNEESKSGVVEVANYNCPGQIVIAGEVKAVENACAKLKESGARKTIMLSVSGPFHTSMLKSAAEKLEIELENININDMKVPVITNVTGDYVKNKGEVKGLLKKQVMSSVRWEDTINKMIDDGVDTFIELGPGRTLTSFIKKINRKMTTFNIEKSEDLSKIQF from the coding sequence TTGGGAAAGATCGCATTTGTTTTTTCAGGACAGGGAGCTCAGCATGTTGGTATGGGAAAAGATTTGTATGACAATTTTCAGTGCTCAAAAGAAATTTTTGACAAGGCAGATAAAGCACTTAATTTTAAGATAAGTGAATTATGTTTTGAAGGAAAAGCTGAAGAATTAAATTTAACTGAAAATACTCAGCCGGCTATTTTAATTACAAGTATAGCTGCAATGGAAGCTTTAAAGGAAGAAAAGGGAATAATACCTGATGTTGTTGCAGGGCTTAGTTTAGGAGAATATTCTGCTCATGTTTGTAGTGGTACTTTTAGTTTTGAGGATGCAGTTAAGCTTGTAAGAAAAAGAGGAAGGTATATGCAGGAGGCAGTACCAGTAGGAATTGGCACTATGGCAGCAATAATTGGCCTTGATAGTGAGACAGTTAATAGAGTATGCAATGAAGAATCGAAATCAGGGGTAGTAGAAGTAGCTAATTATAATTGCCCAGGACAGATTGTTATAGCAGGTGAGGTTAAAGCTGTTGAAAATGCTTGTGCTAAGCTCAAAGAATCCGGTGCAAGGAAAACAATAATGCTTTCAGTAAGTGGACCCTTTCATACATCAATGCTTAAAAGTGCTGCTGAAAAACTTGAAATTGAACTTGAAAATATAAATATTAATGATATGAAAGTTCCAGTTATAACGAATGTAACTGGAGATTATGTTAAAAATAAAGGTGAGGTTAAAGGATTATTAAAGAAACAGGTTATGAGTTCTGTTAGGTGGGAAGATACAATAAATAAGATGATAGATGATGGTGTTGACACATTTATAGAGCTTGGACCGGGTAGGACTTTAACTTCATTTATAAAGAAAATAAATAGAAAAATGACAACTTTTAATATAGAGAAATCTGAGGATTTAAGTAAAATTCAATTTTAG
- the fabG gene encoding 3-oxoacyl-[acyl-carrier-protein] reductase — translation MEKLLSGKVAIVTGAGRGIGREIALKLASEGANLIVNYRNSEKETQELISEIEKLGSKAIAVKADVSKFDETENIIKKAVEEFGTVDILVNNAGITRDNLVLRMKEEDFDSVINVNLKGAFNCIKHASRIMFKKRTGRIINISSVIGIVGNVGQINYSAAKAGIIGMTKSAAKEFSSRNITVNAIAPGIIKSDMTDALTDKQREAALSVVPLKRIGEPADVANLVVFLASDFSSYITGQVINVDGGMVM, via the coding sequence ATGGAAAAGTTACTATCCGGTAAGGTGGCAATTGTTACAGGTGCAGGTAGAGGTATTGGAAGAGAAATAGCATTAAAATTAGCTTCCGAGGGAGCCAATCTTATAGTTAATTACAGGAATAGTGAAAAAGAGACTCAAGAACTTATAAGTGAAATAGAAAAGCTTGGTTCTAAAGCGATAGCTGTAAAAGCAGATGTAAGTAAATTTGATGAGACCGAAAACATCATTAAAAAAGCTGTAGAGGAATTTGGAACTGTTGATATTCTAGTAAATAATGCAGGTATTACAAGAGATAATCTTGTATTAAGAATGAAAGAAGAAGATTTTGACAGCGTAATAAACGTAAATTTAAAGGGAGCTTTTAATTGCATAAAACATGCAAGTCGCATAATGTTCAAAAAACGAACTGGTAGAATAATAAATATATCATCAGTTATAGGAATTGTAGGAAATGTAGGGCAAATTAACTATTCTGCAGCAAAAGCAGGAATAATAGGAATGACAAAATCTGCTGCAAAAGAATTTTCAAGCAGAAATATTACGGTTAATGCTATAGCACCTGGAATCATTAAAAGTGATATGACAGATGCACTTACAGATAAACAAAGAGAAGCTGCATTATCAGTAGTTCCACTTAAGAGAATAGGAGAACCAGCTGACGTTGCTAATCTTGTGGTATTTTTAGCTTCAGACTTTTCATCATATATAACAGGTCAAGTTATAAACGTAGATGGCGGAATGGTAATGTAA
- the fabF gene encoding beta-ketoacyl-ACP synthase II, which translates to MNRRVVITGMGAITPVGNSTDSFWNSIKEGKCGIDFIKAFDAEDFKVKLAAEVKDFNPEDYIDRREANRMDRFSQFAIAASEEAVKDSKLDIDSLDKNRFGVIVGSGIGGIATIEKQNEKLLAKGPNRVSPMTIPMIIANMASGNLAIKYGAKGICTTIVTACASSNNAIGEAFRNIKFGYTDVMITGGSEAGVTPLSLAGFASMKAVTKSEDPNRASIPFDKDRSGFVMGEGSGILILEELEHALKRGAKIYAEVAGYGATCDAYHITSPAPNGEGGARAMKLAMDEDNAKPEDISYINAHGTSTAYNDSFETQAIKTVLGDYAYKVPVSSTKSMTGHLLGAAGAVEAIICAKAIEEGFIPPTIGYKEKDPECDLDYVPNKGRKLEVNYALSNSLGFGGHNATILFKKYK; encoded by the coding sequence ATGAATAGAAGAGTTGTTATAACAGGCATGGGTGCAATAACACCAGTTGGAAATAGTACTGATAGCTTCTGGAATTCCATTAAGGAAGGAAAATGTGGGATAGATTTCATAAAAGCTTTTGATGCAGAGGATTTTAAAGTTAAATTAGCAGCAGAGGTTAAGGATTTTAATCCTGAAGATTATATTGATAGAAGAGAAGCTAATAGAATGGATAGATTCTCGCAATTTGCTATAGCTGCATCAGAAGAGGCAGTTAAGGATTCAAAGCTTGATATAGATAGTTTGGATAAAAATAGATTTGGTGTTATTGTAGGTTCAGGTATAGGTGGAATTGCAACTATAGAAAAACAAAATGAAAAATTATTAGCAAAAGGACCTAATAGAGTATCGCCAATGACAATACCAATGATTATTGCAAATATGGCATCAGGAAATTTGGCTATAAAATATGGAGCAAAGGGAATATGTACTACAATAGTAACAGCATGTGCTTCTTCTAATAATGCTATTGGAGAGGCTTTCAGAAATATAAAATTTGGTTATACAGATGTAATGATAACTGGCGGCAGTGAAGCAGGAGTCACACCTCTCTCACTTGCAGGTTTTGCATCTATGAAGGCTGTAACTAAAAGTGAAGATCCTAATAGAGCATCTATTCCATTTGATAAGGATAGAAGTGGCTTTGTAATGGGAGAAGGTTCAGGAATACTTATTCTTGAAGAATTGGAACATGCACTTAAAAGAGGAGCAAAAATATATGCAGAAGTAGCAGGCTATGGAGCTACTTGTGATGCATATCATATAACTTCACCAGCACCAAATGGAGAAGGTGGAGCAAGAGCTATGAAGCTTGCAATGGATGAAGACAACGCAAAACCGGAGGATATTTCATATATAAATGCTCATGGAACAAGTACAGCATATAATGATAGTTTTGAAACTCAGGCTATTAAAACTGTTTTAGGGGATTATGCTTATAAAGTTCCTGTAAGTTCAACAAAATCAATGACAGGTCATTTACTTGGAGCTGCAGGTGCAGTAGAAGCAATAATTTGTGCTAAGGCAATAGAAGAAGGATTTATCCCTCCAACAATAGGATATAAGGAAAAAGATCCTGAATGTGATCTTGATTATGTACCTAATAAAGGAAGAAAATTAGAAGTTAATTATGCATTATCTAATTCCCTTGGTTTTGGGGGACATAATGCTACAATTCTGTTTAAAAAGTATAAATAG